In Stanieria sp. NIES-3757, the DNA window ACCTATCCCTAATTCTCTACCAATAGCGCGATCGCAGTAAAATTGTTCTAGTCTTCCACCTACGATCAGATTAAGAGGTTGAGTGACAACGCCTTCATCATCAAAGGGGCAACTATAGGGTTCTTGATCTGGTTGCTGAGTTAGGGTAATCAATTCCGAAACTACTGCCTTACCTTTGCTTTCACTCCAAGGAGAAGAACCTTCTAAGACTCGTTTACCACTTAAAGCTGCGGAAACTGTTTCCCAGAACATAGTAACGGCATTGACTGTAAATAAAACAGGTACTTTTCCTGTGAGTGGGGTAGTATTAGTTTTTGCCCAGTTAAGACGTTGGATCATTTGCTGGACAATTTGTTCAGGATTTAATTTTTCTCGACTGTATTCGCCGTCATAGATGCCTAAAAAATCTTCTCCTCTAACCAACTCTGCACCGAGATAATAACTCAAAGAAGTATCAGTATATTGACAATGAAGTCCCCGAGAATTAATTAAAATAGTAGTCTCTTCTTCACATTCAAATTCTGCCGAACAAACAATTTCTGGGTAAGCTTGACGAAGAGTTGCGATCGCATTTTGACCCATTTCGATGAAAGTTTCCACAGGTAAAACTGTACCTTGATTAGAAATAATCTCTGTTCGTGCTTCAGTTAATTCAATAGTTTCAGGTTCATTTAATTGAGAAAGGGCTAATGCTTTATCTACCAAAGTTTCTGCATCTACCTGTCCATAAGCTACAGCTAAACCAGGACAATTATCTCGCCAAATTCTTAATGCAGTTCCTTCTGATTGAGAACTTTCTAACTGTTTGAGGCGATTCCCTTCAAAAAAAACTGGGCGAGATTGCGATCGCACTTGGTAAACTTCCGCGTTTGTTGCACCCTTTTGTTTTGCCAGTTCTAATAATTGTTCTAGCTGTTGCATGAAGATTTAAGTTAGATGTATCAAAAATTTTATTCTATTTACAATTAAATAAAGAGCTTTTTAAAAGCCGAATAATCATACTACAAAAAGTGTAAAAATAAGCATCAAAATTACCAATCAGCAACTGCTATCGTTTAGTTTAGTCTTTATTGCTCTCGATTAATTTAATTAACCATAAATTGAATTCTTCTATGTAGGAAAAATTACGTTTTATTATCTCCTTAATTAAAATCTTTTCTGGATGATTGACTAAATAATTCTTAGCTGCTGCTTGCCAGCTATCCCACTTCAGTAGCTC includes these proteins:
- a CDS encoding peptidase U62 modulator of DNA gyrase produces the protein MQQLEQLLELAKQKGATNAEVYQVRSQSRPVFFEGNRLKQLESSQSEGTALRIWRDNCPGLAVAYGQVDAETLVDKALALSQLNEPETIELTEARTEIISNQGTVLPVETFIEMGQNAIATLRQAYPEIVCSAEFECEEETTILINSRGLHCQYTDTSLSYYLGAELVRGEDFLGIYDGEYSREKLNPEQIVQQMIQRLNWAKTNTTPLTGKVPVLFTVNAVTMFWETVSAALSGKRVLEGSSPWSESKGKAVVSELITLTQQPDQEPYSCPFDDEGVVTQPLNLIVGGRLEQFYCDRAIGRELGIGSTGNGFRPGLGSYPTPSLINLIVAPGNGSLFDLINQLNNGIIVDQILGGGADISGDFSINIDLGYRVENGEIVGRIKDTMIAGNVYTVLKQVVALGEDLTWNGSCYTPSMIVSDLSVVG